One window of the Arthrobacter sp. D5-1 genome contains the following:
- a CDS encoding fused MFS/spermidine synthase, with product MPSGTRPDGPVAGVYYIDTGDCELIPDQDNSNGWLLKINGVMSSHIDLADPLFLDFEYMRWIAALVESRWPPEQKPKLRALHLGGGACSMARYFHAAYPEARQVVVELDGKLADYVRGWFDLPKAPLLRLRVGEARAVTESLTPDTRDLIIRDVFAGAFTPRALTTREFTAHADAVLAPDGLYVVNSGDAPDLKNARADAATIADTFEHTMIIADPAMLKGRRYGNMIMAGSHAPFGDDPTLARKLLGGGVPAHIWDDAKVRSFAAGTPVRHDPAEVPANEPSVAAE from the coding sequence GACCAGGACAACTCCAATGGGTGGCTGCTGAAAATCAACGGTGTGATGAGCTCGCACATTGACCTCGCGGATCCTCTGTTCCTGGATTTTGAGTACATGCGCTGGATCGCTGCCTTGGTGGAGTCGCGTTGGCCGCCGGAGCAGAAACCGAAGCTGCGGGCCCTGCACCTCGGTGGGGGAGCCTGCTCCATGGCTCGTTATTTCCATGCCGCCTATCCGGAAGCCCGGCAGGTGGTGGTGGAACTGGACGGCAAGCTGGCCGACTATGTGCGCGGCTGGTTCGACCTTCCCAAGGCGCCCTTGTTGAGGCTCCGGGTTGGCGAAGCCCGGGCGGTTACTGAATCACTCACCCCGGACACCCGGGACCTCATCATCCGGGACGTCTTCGCCGGTGCCTTCACGCCCCGGGCGTTGACCACCCGCGAATTCACGGCGCATGCCGATGCGGTCCTGGCCCCCGACGGCCTGTACGTGGTCAACTCCGGGGACGCTCCTGACCTCAAGAATGCCCGGGCTGATGCTGCGACCATCGCGGATACGTTCGAGCACACCATGATCATCGCGGACCCGGCCATGCTCAAAGGGCGCCGATACGGCAACATGATCATGGCCGGCAGCCACGCACCCTTCGGTGATGACCCCACGCTGGCCCGCAAACTCCTGGGCGGAGGCGTCCCGGCGCACATCTGGGATGATGCGAAAGTGCGGTCCTTCGCGGCGGGAACCCCTGTGCGGCATGACCCTGCAGAGGTGCCTGCGAACGAACCCTCAGTTGCGGCTGAGTGA